In Temnothorax longispinosus isolate EJ_2023e chromosome 2, Tlon_JGU_v1, whole genome shotgun sequence, one DNA window encodes the following:
- the LOC139808735 gene encoding protein mono-ADP-ribosyltransferase PARP16-like, with protein sequence MAYFNQNHEASKGARARQIGQYEVPGENKIVTKTGLDILYTSQIDRGVTEEDAERKISSLKHLLEKDPRAADLKWSLFVAASNTYRYDSCLRPFPPMYIKNECKDIEALRRAIESVPPLPVICKELGEAGAYENYGETIELLYWVLLRLRDSYIKSVPKESYNSILRKVPLAVPVAAPNLIFQVASAKQSAAEEKWKSSAKDHSTFYAYHGSRLENFHSIVHYGLQQNMCKRSEFGKGIYFSSELGVSLPYSPVGYGWGASLLGSEISCIALCELINHPDIKRGDSRDNAQNTLSDSLGGRIPDKYFVVTNSDLVRIRYLLVYSQDLHSTSTTDNTGLLAWFKQHKLLTFVLGYVVLLASVGLTQNKQVEKYYRLFIQKAGFE encoded by the exons atggCGTACTTTAATCAAAATCACGAGGCATCTAAAGGTGCCAGAGCAAGGCAGATTGGACAATACGAGGTTCCAGGGGAGAATAAGATTGTAACCAAGACTGGcttagatatattatatacgtctCAGATAGATCGCGGTGTGACCGAAGAAGATGCGGAAAGAAAGATATCGTCGCTGAAACATTTACTGGAGAAAGATCCAAGAGCTGCCGACTTGAAGTGGTCCCTTTTCGTGGCGGCGTCCAACACTTACCGTTATGACAGTTGCTTAAGACCGTTTCCACCTATGTACATTAAAAACGAATGCAAGGACATTGAAGCTTTG AGAAGAGCCATAGAGTCAGTCCCTCCTTTGCCCGTGATATGCAAAGAGCTTGGTGAGGCTGGTGCCTACGAGAATTACGGCGAAACAATAGAGTTATTGTATTGGGTATTACTACGATTAAGAGATTCGTATATCAAGAGCGTGCCGAAAGAAAGT TATAATTCCATACTGAGGAAAGTGCCATTGGCGGTGCCGGTTGCAGCTCCAAATCTTATATTTCAAGTGGCAAGCGCGAAACAATCCGCAGCAGAAGAGAAATGGAAATCAAGCGCTAAAGATCATTCGACGTTCTATGCGTATCATGGCAGCCGTTTGGAAAACTTCCATTCCATCGTGCATTACGGTTTACAACAAAACATGTGCAAA AGGTCAGAGTTTGGCAAAGGGATATACTTTTCGAGCGAATTAGGAGTGAGCTTACCGTACAGTCCTGTGGGTTACGGTTGGGGCGCTAGTCTTCTTGGAAGCGAGATAAGTTGTATAGCTCTCTGTGAGCTTATTAATCATCCTGACATAAAGAGAGGAGATTCAA GAGATAACGCACAAAATACATTGAGTGATTCACTTGGTGGAAGAATACCGGACAAGTATTTCGTAGTGACAAACAGCGATTTAGTAAGAATACGCTATTTGCTCGTTTATAGTCAAGATCTCCATTCAACTAG TACTACTGATAATACGGGATTACTGGCATGGTTCAAGCAACACAAATTACTGACGTTTGTGCTCGGTTATGTCGTACTGTTAGCCTCGGTCGGACTAACGCAGAACAAAcaagtagaaaaatattatagattatttattcAGAAAGCAGGATTTGAATAA
- the LOC139808736 gene encoding vacuolar protein sorting-associated protein 26C, which translates to MSINIDIKLKRASKIYREGEVVAGLILLKTNSDVKHDGIFLTMEGSVNLQLSSKNVGIFEAFYNSVKPIQLVQYTLDVAPSGKIPSGKTEIPFELPLKPRGNKSLYETYHGVFVNIQYLIRCDIKRSFLAKDVSKSLEFIVEDRSSAKVEKDHSKIVFFKIMPESLQNTRDRPNVPRFCISGRLDSLYCKLSEPLTGEVVIEQCDAIIKSIELQLVRVETCGCAEGYSRDATEIQNIQIGEGNACTNLAIPIYMIFPRLFTCPTLSTSNFKVEFEVNLIVVFEDDYLVTENFPIILSRY; encoded by the exons ATGTCTATCAATATAGACATAAAATTGAAACGTGCGAGCAAGATATATCGCGAAGGG GAGGTGGTTGCCGGTCTGATACTGTTGAAAACCAACTCGGACGTGAAGCACGATGGCATATTTCTCACCATGGAAGGCTCGGTGAATTTGCAGCTTAGCTCCAAGAATGTCGGTATCTTCGAGGCGTTTTATAACTCCGTTAAA CCAATACAGTTAGTACAATATACCCTGGATGTTGCTCCATCGGGAAAGATTCCAAGTGGCAAGACGGAAATACCATTTGAATTGCCATTAAAGCCAAGGGGAAACAAATCCCTTTACGAAACGTATCACGGCGTCTTTGTGAATATACAGTACCTGATACGCTGTGACATAAAAAGGAGCTTCCTCGCTAAGGATGTGAGCAAATCGTTGGAGTTTATAGTCGAGGACAGGTCAAGCGCCAAGGTGGAGAAGGATCACAGCAAGATCGTGTTCTTCAAAATAATGCCGGAGTCTCTGCAAAATACTCGGGACCGACCCAACGTACCGAGGTTTTGCATCTCGGGAAGATTAGATTCCCTATACTGCAAACTCTCCGAACCTCTGACAGGAGAA GTAGTGATCGAACAGTGCGACGCCATTATAAAGTCTATAGAGTTACAATTGGTGAGAGTAGAAACTTGCGGATGTGCGGAGGGATATTCTAGAGACG CGACGGAGATACAAAACATACAAATTGGGGAAGGTAATGCTTGCACAAATCTCGCTATTCcaatttatatgatatttccGAGATTAtttacgtgtcctacattgaGCACGAGCAACTTCAAAGTTG aATTCGAGGTAAACCTTATCGTTGTGTTTGAAGACGATTATTTAGTCACCGAGAACTTTCCTATCATATTATCGCGATATTGA